The genomic interval CACGCGAATATCTTTCTCTTTTGAAAAACTGACCAAAAGGTTATCAAAAGGCTCCACTTCCACACCTTGCATATCTTTAATGGCGGCTTGCACCATCTCGACACGCGTGGTGATGTCAAAAACGGGGCGTTTTTCTTCCGAAAGTGCTACGGCAACCAAGACTTTGTCGAAAAGCTTTTGCGCACGTTTAATGACATCCATATGTCCATTGGTGATAGGATCAAAGGTTCCTGGGTAAATTGCGACTCTCATGCTCCCTCCCAACGTTGAAACAGGTTGTGTTCAATCCCTAAAAGATCAAACCATTTGCCAATCAAGAAATTTTCCATCGCTTCAAGGCTTGACGCCTTGGCGTAATAACCCAAGATTGGAGGTGCGATATGGATACCAAGCATGGAAAGTTTGAGCATATTTTCTAAAGCAATCGCTGAAAAAGGCATTTCGCGAGGAGCCAAAAGAAGAGGGCGCTTCTCTTTAATCATCACCGAAGCAGTACGCGTAAGAAGATTGTCGGCAATGCCATGCGTTATTTTAGCCAGCGTGTTCATACTACACGGGATAATCGCCATAGCGTCTGTTTGAAACGAACCCGAAGCTGTAATGGCTCCAATGTTTTCATCATCCAGCAAAAAAGTATTGGCCTCTTTTGCGAGAACGATTTTGGCATGATCGGAGATAATAACGTACTTTTCAATATCACTTGGAAGTGCCTTGATAAAGGCAAGCCCAAGCTCAACACCACTGGCACCGCTAATGCCGACAATGATACGTTTCATTCGAGGATAATCACTTCATAGGGTGATAGGAT from Sulfurospirillum multivorans DSM 12446 carries:
- the coaD gene encoding pantetheine-phosphate adenylyltransferase, whose product is MRVAIYPGTFDPITNGHMDVIKRAQKLFDKVLVAVALSEEKRPVFDITTRVEMVQAAIKDMQGVEVEPFDNLLVSFSKEKDIRVMIRGLRAVSDFEFELQMGYANASLWSEIETVYLMPSLKNAFISSSVVRSIAKHGGNVSHLVPPMVLPYLQSRFTCM
- a CDS encoding UbiX family flavin prenyltransferase; translation: MKRIIVGISGASGVELGLAFIKALPSDIEKYVIISDHAKIVLAKEANTFLLDDENIGAITASGSFQTDAMAIIPCSMNTLAKITHGIADNLLTRTASVMIKEKRPLLLAPREMPFSAIALENMLKLSMLGIHIAPPILGYYAKASSLEAMENFLIGKWFDLLGIEHNLFQRWEGA